The genomic DNA TCCCGGCGCAGCCCGACAGAGGACATCGGCGGCTTCTCGCTCATCCCCATCCGTTCATAACGAAACGTTACCTATTTTTGCAATAGCTGCAACATATTTTGCGCTGACCGCAATTGGTCGCATACGTTTGCAGACCCATGCAAGCGTAAGTGAAGGCGGTCATTCATGAGTTTCAGCGAGTATGTGATCTCGCGCTGGGACACTCTCTCGCTGGCCGCCGCCGAGCACGCCCTCGTCGTAGGGATCGCCATCGGCATCGCCACGGTCGTCGGCGTCGGCATAGGGCTCCTCGCCCACGACGTCCCCAAGCTGCGGAGCGGCTCGCTGACGGTCTCCGCCGCGGTCCTGACCATCCCCTCCCTGGCATTGCTCACGCTGCTCATCCCGCTCACCGGACTCGGCTGGGGGTCCACGCTGATCGCGCTGACCGCGTACGCGTTTCTGCCCATCATCCGGAACACGGTGACCGGGCTGCGCGGCGTGGACGCCGCCACGCTGGAGGCGGGACGCGGGATGGGGCTGAGCCGTATCCGTGTCCTGCTGAAGGTGCAGCTGCCGCTGGCCTGGCCGCTGATCCTGGCCGGTGTGCGCATCGCGACGCAGATGCTCATCGGCATCGCGGCCATCGCCGCCTACGTCGACGGGCCCGGGCTCGGCACGCAGATCTTCGAGGGACTCTCCCGGCTCGGCTCAGTGAACTCGCTCAACGCGACGCTCGCGG from Streptosporangium sp. NBC_01756 includes the following:
- a CDS encoding ABC transporter permease: MSFSEYVISRWDTLSLAAAEHALVVGIAIGIATVVGVGIGLLAHDVPKLRSGSLTVSAAVLTIPSLALLTLLIPLTGLGWGSTLIALTAYAFLPIIRNTVTGLRGVDAATLEAGRGMGLSRIRVLLKVQLPLAWPLILAGVRIATQMLIGIAAIAAYVDGPGLGTQIFEGLSRLGSVNSLNATLAGTLGIVVIAVLFDLFFFTVRQLTIPRGLRVRQ